One genomic region from Devosia neptuniae encodes:
- a CDS encoding YegJ family protein has product MFAKPITALVFAFALATPALAEDQVVDVPRDDAQMNAAMDKARAALPEFWARFADPAANEADFSLKLGISDNVGTEHFWCGEIEGDAKAATCVIANEPVNVHTVAYGERVAVDPEIISDWLYYRDGKIVGGETIRVLLPRLEKKEAAAMRALLAEP; this is encoded by the coding sequence ATGTTCGCCAAGCCCATCACCGCGCTCGTATTCGCTTTCGCCCTTGCCACCCCGGCCTTGGCCGAGGATCAGGTTGTCGATGTCCCTAGGGACGATGCGCAGATGAATGCGGCAATGGATAAGGCGCGCGCCGCGTTGCCCGAGTTCTGGGCGCGCTTTGCCGACCCTGCCGCTAATGAGGCGGATTTTTCCCTCAAGCTAGGCATTTCAGACAATGTCGGCACCGAGCATTTCTGGTGCGGCGAGATCGAGGGCGATGCCAAGGCCGCTACCTGCGTCATCGCCAACGAGCCGGTCAATGTCCATACCGTAGCCTATGGCGAGCGCGTCGCAGTTGATCCCGAGATTATTTCGGACTGGCTCTATTATCGCGATGGCAAGATCGTGGGTGGGGAAACCATCCGCGTGCTTCTGCCCCGTCTCGAAAAGAAGGAAGCTGCGGCCATGCGTGCTCTATTGGCCGAACCGTGA
- a CDS encoding I78 family peptidase inhibitor → MSFRLQTSAALAIATILVGCSNTTPPVAQLPPLTDCGASELQDQVGQPVRGASASDATVDGIPVRSKGDVRVIAPGQAVIQNYSEDRLNLETDASGNLVRASCG, encoded by the coding sequence ATGTCTTTCCGACTTCAAACAAGCGCAGCGCTCGCAATCGCCACGATCCTTGTAGGATGCTCCAACACTACCCCGCCTGTCGCTCAGCTACCACCGCTAACGGACTGTGGGGCCTCCGAACTTCAGGATCAGGTCGGCCAGCCTGTGAGGGGGGCCTCAGCATCCGACGCCACAGTGGATGGCATTCCCGTAAGGTCGAAAGGGGACGTGCGAGTCATTGCTCCCGGTCAGGCCGTGATCCAAAACTACAGCGAAGATCGTTTGAACCTCGAAACAGATGCTTCCGGTAATTTGGTGCGTGCGAGCTGCGGTTGA
- a CDS encoding PLP-dependent cysteine synthase family protein, translating into MSTRTSEGRGRLYDSILDTVGNTPVIRINNLGVDNTTIYVKAEFFNPAASVKDRLALAIIEQAEQSGALQPGQTVIEATSGNTGIGLATVCAQKGYPLVVTMADSFSVERRKLMRMLGARVVLTPRAQKGFGMYKKAVELAEANGWFLAHQFETSANADIHEATTGREIIADFMEQRLDYFVTGYGTGGTVTGVARVLRRERPETRIILSEPANAQLIASGDVQQRLEDGAPSMSHPAFQPHPIQGWTPDFIPLVLQEAINKSYYDELVPVAGPDGIKWAQELARKEGIFTGISGGATFAVARQVAARAPAGSVILCMLPDTGERYITTPLFEGIGEDMNEEEVALSMSTSGYQL; encoded by the coding sequence ATGAGCACCAGGACGAGTGAAGGACGCGGACGCCTCTACGACAGCATCTTGGATACGGTGGGCAATACGCCGGTAATCCGCATTAACAATTTGGGCGTCGACAACACCACGATTTACGTCAAGGCCGAGTTCTTCAATCCGGCAGCTTCCGTTAAGGACCGCTTGGCACTCGCCATAATCGAGCAGGCCGAGCAGTCCGGCGCGCTGCAACCCGGCCAGACCGTCATCGAGGCGACCAGCGGCAATACCGGCATCGGTCTTGCCACGGTTTGTGCTCAGAAGGGCTATCCTCTCGTTGTAACAATGGCCGACAGTTTCTCTGTCGAACGACGAAAGCTCATGCGCATGCTGGGCGCCAGGGTGGTGTTGACGCCCCGCGCTCAGAAGGGTTTCGGCATGTACAAGAAAGCTGTCGAGCTTGCGGAAGCCAATGGATGGTTCCTTGCCCACCAGTTCGAGACTTCCGCCAATGCTGACATCCATGAGGCCACGACTGGTCGTGAGATCATCGCCGACTTCATGGAGCAGCGGCTGGATTACTTCGTCACCGGGTATGGCACAGGCGGCACCGTGACTGGCGTTGCAAGAGTCCTACGGCGCGAAAGGCCGGAAACCAGGATCATTCTGTCCGAGCCTGCGAACGCCCAGCTTATCGCCAGCGGTGACGTCCAACAGCGCCTTGAGGATGGCGCCCCGTCGATGAGCCATCCAGCATTCCAGCCTCACCCCATTCAGGGTTGGACACCCGACTTCATTCCATTGGTCCTCCAGGAGGCCATCAACAAATCCTACTACGATGAACTAGTGCCCGTAGCGGGTCCTGATGGCATCAAGTGGGCCCAGGAACTTGCTCGCAAGGAAGGTATTTTCACGGGCATTTCCGGCGGGGCCACGTTTGCTGTTGCTCGGCAGGTCGCGGCGCGGGCGCCCGCGGGATCGGTTATCCTATGTATGCTCCCCGATACCGGCGAGCGCTACATTACTACGCCGCTGTTCGAGGGAATTGGAGAGGACATGAACGAAGAGGAAGTGGCTCTCTCAATGTCAACGTCAGGATACCAGCTCTAG
- a CDS encoding DUF983 domain-containing protein, with protein sequence MSSDPQSSSPVWPSIWRGIKCKCPRCGRGWLFHHYIEQVDYCSVCNEPLAAYKVGLFLPLIVITVMVHILGFVMLEMELSGRGSPLIYLYVLVPLSVVVPLAILPSSKGGIIGLLWAKGWSDEQDR encoded by the coding sequence ATGAGCAGCGATCCGCAATCTTCAAGCCCTGTTTGGCCGTCCATCTGGAGGGGAATTAAATGCAAGTGTCCACGATGTGGCAGAGGTTGGCTCTTTCACCACTACATCGAGCAGGTGGACTATTGTTCGGTCTGCAATGAACCCTTGGCCGCTTACAAGGTCGGGCTCTTTTTGCCGCTCATCGTGATAACCGTCATGGTTCATATCCTGGGCTTCGTGATGTTGGAGATGGAGCTCAGTGGTCGGGGCAGCCCCTTGATCTATCTGTATGTTCTTGTGCCGTTATCCGTTGTCGTGCCCCTCGCGATACTTCCGTCTTCAAAGGGCGGGATCATCGGACTGCTCTGGGCAAAGGGCTGGAGCGATGAGCAGGACCGATGA
- a CDS encoding tripartite tricarboxylate transporter permease encodes MDAFLQAFGLVFNVETLLVITGSAIFGLFVGALPGLTATMATALLVPVTFYMAPIPAIAAIISCTAMAITAGDLPGTLLRIPGTPASAAYVEDSYRMAQKGQAGLAIGIGVIGSVLGGLFGFVFLMFTAPALAKFALGFSSFEYFWLAVLGLSCAALISSGGMAKGALSLLLGLFIAQVGLDPLMGSQRFTFGLTELAGGISFIPAMIGMFALAEIMRAGRTGAPAIIQDNSRNPFKGTLKVLWKYRKNQIRGSIIGSLIGALPGVGGDLAAWVTYTLAKKTSKTPELFGKGHPEGLVEAGATNNAALSASWIPAMVFGIPGDAVTAIAVGVLVMKGLDPGPQLLTVHPENFYAVMLVFVIANILMLPLGYVAARTARWIFEVPRALLNAAILLFCIVGSFSINNTMFGVGIMLVLGIVAYVLERRQFAIAPIILGIVLGPLVETNFTTSMIITSGNFAGFFGRPIAGVLGAATIIIWGLAIFGTIRRTMIERAERKSQALPMALGRAKPLGRADP; translated from the coding sequence ATGGACGCCTTTCTGCAAGCCTTCGGGCTGGTCTTCAATGTCGAGACCTTGCTTGTCATTACCGGCTCGGCCATTTTCGGTCTCTTCGTCGGCGCCCTGCCCGGCCTGACCGCCACCATGGCGACAGCTCTGCTGGTGCCTGTCACCTTCTATATGGCGCCCATTCCGGCCATTGCCGCCATCATTTCCTGCACCGCCATGGCGATCACTGCCGGCGACTTGCCTGGCACCCTGCTGCGCATTCCAGGCACGCCGGCGTCGGCCGCCTATGTGGAAGACAGTTACCGTATGGCGCAAAAGGGCCAGGCGGGCCTTGCCATCGGCATTGGCGTCATCGGTTCGGTACTGGGTGGCCTTTTCGGCTTCGTTTTCCTAATGTTCACTGCGCCGGCCTTGGCCAAGTTTGCGCTGGGCTTCTCCAGTTTTGAGTATTTCTGGCTGGCAGTGCTTGGCCTGTCTTGCGCCGCACTCATCTCCTCGGGTGGCATGGCCAAAGGCGCACTGTCGCTACTGCTCGGCCTGTTCATTGCCCAGGTGGGGCTGGATCCATTGATGGGATCGCAGCGCTTCACCTTTGGATTGACCGAGTTGGCCGGCGGTATCAGTTTCATCCCGGCGATGATCGGAATGTTCGCGCTGGCCGAGATTATGCGGGCCGGCCGCACCGGCGCCCCGGCTATCATCCAGGATAATTCCCGCAACCCATTCAAGGGCACGCTCAAGGTGCTCTGGAAATATCGCAAGAACCAGATCCGCGGCTCAATCATCGGCAGCCTGATCGGCGCCCTGCCCGGCGTGGGTGGCGACCTGGCCGCTTGGGTCACCTATACCCTGGCCAAAAAGACCTCCAAGACCCCCGAACTCTTTGGCAAGGGCCATCCCGAAGGGCTTGTCGAAGCTGGCGCAACCAATAACGCGGCCCTAAGCGCCTCGTGGATTCCGGCCATGGTCTTTGGCATTCCGGGCGACGCGGTGACGGCCATCGCCGTTGGCGTGCTGGTGATGAAGGGACTGGATCCCGGCCCGCAATTGCTCACGGTGCATCCGGAAAACTTCTATGCCGTGATGCTGGTCTTCGTCATCGCCAATATCCTCATGCTGCCGCTTGGCTACGTGGCCGCCCGTACCGCGCGCTGGATCTTCGAAGTGCCAAGGGCGCTTCTAAACGCGGCCATCCTGCTCTTTTGTATCGTTGGCTCATTCTCCATCAACAACACCATGTTTGGGGTCGGCATAATGTTGGTGCTGGGGATTGTCGCCTATGTCCTTGAGCGGCGGCAGTTCGCCATCGCGCCAATCATTTTGGGTATCGTGTTGGGACCGTTGGTAGAGACGAACTTTACGACATCCATGATTATCACCAGCGGCAATTTCGCTGGCTTCTTCGGCCGTCCAATCGCTGGTGTGCTGGGTGCGGCAACGATCATCATCTGGGGATTGGCGATCTTCGGTACGATACGTCGCACAATGATCGAGCGAGCGGAACGCAAATCACAGGCGCTGCCTATGGCACTAGGTAGAGCTAAACCGCTCGGACGCGCTGACCCGTGA
- a CDS encoding tripartite tricarboxylate transporter TctB family protein: protein MEEGPLKARNYPDIALGAAFTLGGLFILSQALSIHAMPGLPVGPGLFPTITGGAMAFFGLVLTVQGWLLTPDEDAPLLPEESSGEQAVLYAPPNFFSPFVLGTLGCVLASILLMPLLGFLITGLLFTFAIVLLSGGKLPSALVFSPLAAIAIYAMFAYGFRVPLPRGILG from the coding sequence ATGGAGGAGGGTCCGTTGAAAGCAAGAAACTATCCCGACATTGCCCTGGGCGCCGCCTTCACTCTTGGCGGCCTATTCATTCTGAGCCAAGCGCTATCCATTCACGCCATGCCTGGTTTGCCTGTGGGCCCCGGCCTGTTTCCCACTATCACCGGCGGTGCCATGGCCTTTTTTGGCTTGGTTCTGACCGTCCAAGGCTGGCTTTTGACGCCTGACGAGGATGCGCCGCTGCTGCCCGAAGAGTCGTCGGGCGAACAGGCGGTGCTCTATGCGCCACCCAATTTCTTCAGCCCCTTCGTTTTGGGCACTTTGGGATGCGTACTGGCTAGCATTCTCTTGATGCCGTTGCTGGGTTTCCTCATTACCGGCCTTCTCTTCACCTTCGCAATTGTGCTGTTGAGCGGGGGCAAGCTGCCCTCGGCGCTGGTCTTCAGTCCGCTGGCCGCAATCGCGATCTATGCCATGTTTGCTTATGGCTTCCGGGTGCCTTTGCCCCGTGGAATTTTGGGGTAA
- a CDS encoding tripartite tricarboxylate transporter substrate binding protein — translation MKTVKTLAAALAATLMMAGSAMAQYPDRPIELIIPWAAGGGTDATGRIIATMLEEKLGQPITVNNRTGGGGIVGHEAIKAANPDGYTLGIITTELSMYKAVGSADMTYEDFTLIGLFNADPSAIFVRADSPYQSMQDLAEAVKADPAAVKASGANFGGLNHLSWVSLVQLLGAPADKAFWVPTDGATPSLQLLASGAIDVAVSQFPEAQSLVDAGEIRALGFLGNEVNPKQPNVPPITDALGLEFSIAGWRGLGGPKGMPEDVVAKLSTALDEIVNSEEFATFMDGRNYGVVWEGGADFENYLKTRGEAFATAISTAGITAQ, via the coding sequence ATGAAGACAGTCAAAACGCTCGCAGCGGCATTAGCTGCAACGCTGATGATGGCCGGTTCCGCCATGGCGCAATATCCAGATCGCCCGATCGAACTGATCATTCCATGGGCCGCTGGCGGCGGCACCGACGCCACCGGGCGCATCATCGCCACTATGCTTGAGGAAAAGCTGGGTCAGCCGATCACCGTCAACAATCGGACCGGGGGTGGCGGCATCGTCGGCCACGAAGCCATCAAGGCGGCCAATCCGGACGGCTATACGCTGGGCATCATCACTACCGAATTGTCCATGTACAAGGCTGTTGGTTCGGCCGACATGACCTATGAGGATTTCACCCTGATCGGCCTGTTCAACGCCGATCCATCCGCCATCTTCGTGCGTGCTGACTCGCCGTACCAGAGCATGCAGGATTTGGCCGAGGCGGTGAAAGCGGACCCTGCGGCCGTCAAAGCCAGCGGCGCCAATTTCGGGGGCCTCAACCACTTGTCGTGGGTGAGCTTGGTGCAACTGCTCGGCGCCCCCGCCGACAAGGCATTCTGGGTGCCCACCGATGGAGCAACGCCCTCGCTGCAATTGCTGGCCTCCGGCGCCATTGACGTTGCCGTCTCCCAGTTCCCCGAAGCGCAATCGCTGGTTGATGCCGGTGAAATCCGTGCGCTCGGGTTTCTGGGCAATGAGGTCAATCCCAAGCAGCCCAATGTTCCCCCGATCACCGACGCGCTTGGCCTTGAATTCTCGATCGCAGGCTGGCGCGGCCTAGGCGGGCCCAAGGGCATGCCGGAAGACGTCGTGGCAAAGCTCTCGACTGCGCTCGACGAAATCGTGAACAGCGAAGAGTTCGCAACCTTCATGGACGGCCGCAACTACGGTGTCGTCTGGGAAGGTGGTGCCGATTTCGAGAATTATCTCAAGACCCGCGGTGAGGCCTTCGCCACGGCCATCTCGACCGCCGGTATCACCGCACAATAA
- a CDS encoding dihydrodipicolinate synthase family protein, producing MTNPIAQQVRQTLTGILPPLSMPFDENGNLVKGALKAQVDFMIESGVRAVVVGGSTGEGHTLSNSEFVEAMTEAYEATAGRVPFVAGLIVQSTREAIDRVKALGDMEIAALQVTPVHYLFKPGLEATIEHFRAIYEETKVPVLIYNVIPWNYLSVDDMLAIMDAVPGVVGMKQSSGDLKSVSDLILRAKPENLILSGIDALLYPAFSLGAHGAISALTCAVPGVTVKLYNAVEAKDYEAAKDIHFRLNALWNAMRHDNLPACVKYVQHRQGLPMFHPRAPMERVSDAQKKKIDAALGPVLELVTIRARSAA from the coding sequence ATGACGAATCCAATCGCCCAGCAGGTGCGCCAGACGCTCACCGGCATCCTGCCCCCGCTGTCGATGCCCTTTGACGAAAATGGCAATCTCGTCAAAGGCGCGCTCAAAGCGCAGGTCGATTTCATGATCGAATCTGGCGTGCGCGCCGTTGTTGTTGGCGGCTCGACCGGTGAGGGGCACACGCTCTCCAACAGCGAATTTGTGGAGGCCATGACAGAAGCCTATGAGGCCACCGCCGGCCGCGTGCCTTTCGTTGCCGGCCTGATCGTGCAATCGACACGCGAGGCCATCGACCGGGTCAAGGCGCTGGGCGATATGGAGATCGCCGCGCTGCAGGTGACCCCGGTCCACTACCTTTTCAAGCCGGGTTTGGAAGCCACGATCGAGCACTTCCGCGCTATCTACGAAGAAACCAAGGTCCCGGTTCTGATCTACAACGTCATTCCCTGGAACTATCTCAGCGTCGACGACATGCTGGCGATCATGGATGCCGTGCCGGGCGTTGTGGGTATGAAGCAGTCTTCGGGTGATCTCAAGTCCGTCTCCGACCTGATCCTGCGCGCCAAACCGGAAAACCTCATTCTGTCGGGCATCGACGCTCTGCTCTATCCAGCTTTCTCGCTGGGCGCCCACGGCGCCATCAGCGCGCTGACCTGTGCTGTGCCCGGCGTGACGGTCAAGCTCTACAATGCCGTAGAGGCCAAGGATTACGAGGCCGCCAAGGATATCCACTTCCGCCTCAACGCGCTGTGGAATGCCATGCGTCATGACAATCTGCCGGCCTGCGTGAAATATGTGCAGCACCGCCAGGGTCTGCCTATGTTCCATCCGCGCGCACCAATGGAGCGGGTCAGCGACGCGCAGAAGAAAAAGATCGACGCTGCGCTTGGCCCGGTTCTCGAATTGGTCACGATACGCGCCCGTTCGGCCGCCTAA
- a CDS encoding dihydroxyacetone kinase subunit DhaK, producing MKKLINDPANYVDEMLDGLCLAHPGLVRVGSDRRAIARNTAIRQGKVGIVSGGGSGHLPLFTGYVGEGLLDACAIGNVFEGPTINSCQDAIAAANGGAGVLCLFGNYGGDRMNFEMASEFAAMDNIEIRTVLGTDDIASAAPQEAHKRRGVAGLIFAYKTAGALAEQGADLDAVAAIAQKTVDRTRTIGVALSSCQIPGAAVPNVTIADDEIEMGMGIHGEPGIWRKKVRPADELVDEMIAMLLAERPQGASRVSILVNSLGSTPFEELFILYRRAARQLDAVGLSVARPLIGPYVTSMEMGGASISLCFLDDEIETLLAAPADCPFWRVD from the coding sequence CTGAAAAAGCTGATCAACGATCCCGCCAACTATGTTGATGAAATGCTGGACGGGCTGTGCCTGGCCCACCCGGGGCTGGTTCGCGTTGGCAGCGATCGCCGCGCTATCGCGCGTAACACCGCCATTCGCCAGGGTAAGGTCGGGATAGTTTCGGGGGGCGGTTCGGGCCATCTGCCCTTGTTCACCGGCTATGTCGGCGAGGGACTGCTCGACGCCTGCGCTATTGGTAATGTGTTTGAAGGGCCAACCATCAATTCCTGCCAGGACGCCATCGCGGCCGCCAACGGCGGTGCAGGCGTACTCTGCCTGTTTGGCAATTATGGTGGCGACAGGATGAATTTCGAAATGGCCAGCGAATTCGCTGCCATGGATAATATCGAAATCCGCACCGTGCTGGGTACCGACGACATTGCCAGCGCCGCGCCACAGGAAGCGCACAAGCGCCGCGGCGTTGCCGGCCTGATCTTTGCCTACAAAACCGCCGGTGCCTTGGCCGAACAGGGCGCTGATCTGGACGCCGTCGCGGCCATCGCGCAGAAGACCGTCGATCGCACTAGGACTATTGGCGTGGCACTGTCGTCCTGCCAGATCCCAGGCGCGGCAGTCCCCAATGTCACCATTGCCGATGATGAGATCGAAATGGGTATGGGCATTCATGGAGAGCCCGGCATCTGGCGCAAGAAAGTCCGTCCAGCGGACGAATTGGTTGACGAAATGATCGCGATGCTGCTGGCGGAGAGACCCCAAGGCGCCAGCCGTGTATCCATCTTGGTCAATAGTCTTGGCTCTACGCCCTTCGAGGAGCTCTTCATTCTCTACCGCCGCGCAGCCCGGCAATTGGATGCGGTGGGTTTGTCTGTGGCGCGGCCCTTGATCGGCCCTTACGTCACCTCGATGGAAATGGGTGGGGCGTCCATCAGCCTCTGTTTCCTCGATGACGAAATCGAAACCTTGCTGGCCGCTCCGGCCGATTGTCCCTTCTGGCGGGTGGATTGA
- a CDS encoding dihydroxyacetone kinase subunit L, with translation MAMTQETLATALERANTRMDTLADVLNAADAKLGDGDTGTMLARLIATFAAVDVRATPDLGTAFMALAKAGAASTGSSLGTLVITAMMTAGKASASQSALGWDRLGPLLAAIRDAAMARGKAELGAKTIVDGLDALAKSLAGEEDPATIAQIADRTMRAVLEDFRPRPCTMGRARMFADRSRGLDDPGMLALAELVWAVIGHEDARHAGTAFA, from the coding sequence ATGGCTATGACGCAGGAAACCCTCGCGACGGCTCTTGAACGGGCCAATACCCGCATGGACACGCTCGCCGACGTTCTCAATGCCGCAGATGCCAAATTGGGTGACGGCGATACCGGCACCATGCTGGCACGTCTCATTGCAACATTCGCCGCTGTGGACGTGCGCGCGACACCAGATCTTGGCACCGCTTTCATGGCTTTGGCCAAGGCCGGCGCCGCATCCACGGGATCGAGCCTGGGCACGCTGGTCATCACGGCGATGATGACGGCTGGCAAGGCGAGTGCCAGCCAATCGGCGCTGGGCTGGGACCGCCTGGGCCCGCTGTTGGCAGCCATCCGCGACGCGGCCATGGCGCGCGGCAAGGCCGAACTCGGTGCCAAGACCATTGTCGACGGGCTTGACGCCTTGGCGAAGAGCCTTGCCGGTGAGGAGGACCCCGCCACTATAGCTCAGATCGCGGACAGAACGATGCGGGCCGTGCTCGAAGATTTTCGCCCGCGTCCCTGCACCATGGGTCGTGCCCGAATGTTCGCCGACAGGAGCCGAGGCCTCGATGATCCGGGCATGCTGGCGCTGGCCGAATTGGTCTGGGCGGTGATAGGGCATGAGGACGCGCGTCATGCCGGCACCGCGTTCGCTTGA
- a CDS encoding IclR family transcriptional regulator, with the protein MTDPVDAAAPAKPVRSDESLKSLTKVSRVLECFTTSRRSLSLAEICTKTGYPRSTTHRLLAAMREVGFIEQDRERDFYRLGLRLFELGNVVLANLELHREGRAIVDALHRLTGKPVHLAVFDGLNAVVIQRTETEPMLSNTMVENSPAYCTSVGKAILAFQPPEIVQRVINAGLQRFTETTITDAVALEAELETVRQRGFAIDNGEHQPGLRCVGAPIRDQSGAIFAGISVSAPAWQLPMTEVDELNKVVIYHANLISQRLGYIR; encoded by the coding sequence ATGACCGATCCCGTCGACGCTGCCGCTCCGGCCAAACCCGTTCGCAGCGACGAAAGCCTCAAATCGCTGACCAAGGTGTCGCGTGTTCTCGAGTGCTTCACAACCAGCCGCCGCTCGCTGAGCCTGGCGGAAATCTGCACCAAAACCGGCTATCCGCGCTCCACCACCCATCGCCTTTTGGCCGCGATGCGCGAGGTCGGGTTCATCGAGCAGGACCGTGAACGCGACTTTTATCGTCTCGGATTGCGTCTCTTCGAATTGGGCAATGTCGTGCTGGCAAATCTGGAATTGCATCGCGAGGGCCGCGCCATCGTCGATGCGCTGCACCGGTTGACGGGCAAGCCCGTGCATCTGGCGGTGTTCGACGGCCTGAACGCCGTCGTTATTCAGCGCACCGAGACCGAGCCCATGCTGTCCAACACGATGGTAGAAAATTCGCCGGCCTATTGCACCAGCGTCGGCAAGGCCATCCTGGCCTTTCAGCCGCCGGAAATTGTCCAGCGTGTCATCAATGCTGGCCTGCAGCGTTTCACTGAAACCACCATTACCGATGCGGTCGCGCTTGAGGCCGAGCTCGAGACCGTGCGTCAGCGGGGCTTTGCCATCGACAATGGTGAACACCAGCCGGGCCTGCGTTGCGTCGGCGCACCGATCCGCGACCAGTCCGGCGCAATTTTTGCCGGCATCAGCGTCAGTGCGCCGGCCTGGCAATTGCCCATGACCGAAGTGGATGAACTCAACAAAGTGGTAATTTACCACGCCAACCTCATTTCCCAGAGGTTGGGCTACATACGCTGA
- a CDS encoding RraA family protein: MAAYDYNQTDWAAIKRLSKWYSGDIHDVLDGRGPYGYLKGISQFGVLHPGQVICGPVSTVRYEPSTRIGQPQDIYHGAIDAVVKGGILLVDSSCAEGSGTGELMSSGAKTKGAAATVVNGTVRDLAEVRKLDYPLFAKGMSPVGVSGRMEPAHYQVELDIDGVKVRPGDVIFADVTGVVVIPADLVSVIADAADANGEAEIRCRTRILAGENLRDIWPVGVAGPA; this comes from the coding sequence ATGGCCGCATACGACTACAACCAAACCGACTGGGCGGCGATCAAGCGCCTGTCGAAATGGTATTCGGGCGACATCCACGACGTGCTCGATGGCCGCGGCCCCTATGGCTATCTCAAGGGCATCAGCCAGTTCGGTGTGCTGCATCCCGGACAGGTGATCTGCGGCCCGGTTTCGACCGTGCGGTACGAACCCAGCACCCGCATCGGCCAGCCGCAAGATATCTATCATGGGGCTATCGATGCCGTGGTCAAGGGCGGCATTCTACTGGTGGATTCCTCCTGTGCCGAGGGGTCGGGCACGGGTGAATTGATGTCGAGCGGAGCCAAGACCAAGGGCGCAGCGGCAACTGTGGTCAATGGCACGGTGCGCGACCTGGCCGAGGTACGCAAGCTCGACTACCCGCTCTTTGCCAAGGGCATGAGCCCGGTGGGCGTGTCGGGCCGCATGGAGCCGGCACATTACCAGGTCGAACTGGACATTGACGGCGTCAAAGTACGGCCCGGCGATGTGATCTTTGCCGACGTTACCGGCGTAGTGGTTATTCCGGCCGATCTGGTGAGCGTCATTGCCGACGCGGCAGATGCTAATGGCGAGGCCGAAATTCGCTGCCGCACGCGCATCTTGGCTGGCGAGAACCTGCGCGACATTTGGCCGGTGGGGGTTGCCGGTCCCGCCTGA
- a CDS encoding FadR/GntR family transcriptional regulator — MVTPSPSDRDRLYVSVVSAIEAQILSGELKVGARLPSEAEIARQFAISTRSVREGLQILETKGLVRRRHGERAEVVRDDVGQFLGSLATTVRSLFAKDADYLVQLMDVRRMFELEAVGRLAAGEGALSDDVTRALTDLAAAKDFAQYAQSDADFHRALVQSLGNEILSTVYGNLYALITDVIRLTSRQASKTQAEGVAEHEAIHAAISKGDVEASRALMREHIDNSTIYLQQAISAAKQQGRNS; from the coding sequence GTGGTGACTCCATCTCCATCCGATCGCGACCGGCTTTATGTCTCGGTGGTCTCAGCCATTGAGGCGCAGATCCTGTCGGGTGAACTCAAGGTTGGCGCTCGCCTGCCCTCGGAAGCCGAAATCGCTCGGCAGTTCGCCATCTCAACGCGATCGGTGCGCGAGGGTCTGCAAATCCTTGAAACCAAGGGACTGGTGCGCCGCCGTCATGGCGAACGTGCCGAGGTGGTGCGCGATGATGTCGGACAATTCCTCGGCTCGCTTGCCACAACCGTACGCAGCCTTTTTGCCAAGGACGCGGACTATCTGGTGCAACTAATGGACGTGCGCCGCATGTTCGAGCTGGAAGCGGTGGGGCGGCTGGCGGCGGGTGAAGGCGCGCTGTCGGACGATGTCACCAGGGCATTGACCGATCTCGCCGCTGCCAAGGACTTTGCTCAATACGCTCAATCCGATGCGGATTTCCATCGAGCGCTGGTGCAATCGCTGGGCAATGAAATCCTCTCGACGGTCTATGGCAATCTCTATGCCCTCATCACCGACGTGATCCGGCTGACCAGCCGGCAAGCCAGCAAGACCCAGGCCGAAGGTGTCGCCGAACATGAGGCGATCCATGCCGCCATTTCTAAGGGCGATGTCGAGGCCAGCCGCGCGCTGATGCGCGAGCACATCGATAATTCCACCATCTATCTCCAACAGGCGATCAGCGCCGCAAAACAGCAGGGACGGAACAGCTAA